The segment TAGGGTTGTGTGTGGCGGCGCTAGTGGTTATGCTTAAAGATTCCGAAACTAATGAATATGGCTCTCTTTCCTACTCCAACATCACTGCTTTCAGGTATCTTTAATTTTGCCTCTACAAAAGCAAAGCTAACGATTTGAACTCACGATAGtggtaattaattaaaatttaaaaatggtGGGTTTTGAATGAATGTAATTTGTTGCAGGTTTTTAGTGCATGCTAATGGCATCTGTGCTGGTTATTCGCTACTCTCGGCGGCTTTCACGGCGATACCTCGGCCTATAACCATGCAACGAGCTTGGACCTTCTTCCTCCTTGACCAGGTTTTGACATACTTGATACTGGCTGCCGGTGCGGTGGCGACGGAGGTGGCGTATCTGACATACAAAGGAGATCTGACGGTGACGTGGAGTGAGGTCTGTGGAACGTACGGCCATTTCTGCAGAAGCGCGATGGCTTCGATCATCATCACTTTCATGGTGGTGATCTGCTATGTTTTGCTGTCGTTAATCTCTTCTTACAGGTTATTCAGTAAGTATGATGCTCCTGTTGGGTATCATAACAAAGGGATCGAGATTGTTGACTTTGGGAATTAAATAAGAGTGAAAACCTGCCTGTGTTtgcttgatgaagaagaagaagaagaagtagaagaagaagaagaagaagaagaagaagaagtagaagaagtagaagaagaataagaagaacaGAGATTTATATATATGATAATGAATGTTCTTTATGGGTTCTTGTTTGTGGCATAATTTACTTTCGCATCTTGTAAAATATTAAGTGGGAGAAAGTTATAACAAATGGTTACATATAATTCTTCGACAACCAAAACatctttttgtttgattttcgACTAGGCCAACTAAACTAGAAAAAGTTTCAGTTTCCCTTATTCGTATATGGTTCATGAAAAAGAAATGAGATCGAAAATGATGGATATTAATTCTATGTTTTTATTTTCAATGTGTCTTTCGCAAAGATGTGAGAATCTCTACTCGTGGTTATAAATTTCTTCATAGCTTTCCCATTTTAAGACATGATTTTGACGTggaagaaaattaattattaaatttttaaaattggttgtatggAATTGGAGAGTGACTCTATTTATTAGAAAATGATTGCTTGGTTAGTACCAAACCACAAATTAAATATCGACAAAAATTAACAAATAGTCTTTTTGGTTTTAAAATTGTCTCTAAAAAAGTCGTTATGATAAAAAAATTACATGAATAGTCTATTTCGACAAAACTTATCACAAATTAGTATTATTGGAGAAAAATTCGCACACATATGGTTATTATGAGTTTGTGACTAACTATTGGCTAACTTCGTTAAAATTTGTTGTTAAAccatataaaattatattttttaccGTGATTTCAAACTTCCTTCATGCATCAGCAAGATAAAATGGGTTTGGGAAGATGAAAATGTGAGTAGGGGAgtttttgaactttttttttattgAGAGAGAGAGGGTGTGACTTGTGAGGTAGGTAtgtgagcatatatatatatatatatatatatatatatatatatatatatatatatatatatatatatatatatatatgaaaaaaactgtaaaataaatataataaaagaaaCTTAGTCATATCAATTTTAGAAGAGACCAAATCCACATACAAAAATGGTCAAAAAGACCATCAAcccaaaaaaaatattgtttggaCTAAATCtcgaaaaaatacataccacagtaTGGTTGAGCATTTGGATCGAACTGGACCGGTTTCGGAAAGAATATTGTGGACTATGGACCGGACCGGATTAGACTTACCCAGTCTAGGTCCaagtccgggttttccggttctttgACCGGTACAAGTTTACATGCCTACGGTACAACTTGTTAAAACACGTTTTTGGGTTTGATACAACTCGTTAAAACGAATATGCTGTTGGGTTTGATACGTTACAACTTACAACTCATTAAAATGAATACTTTTTTGGGTATGCTATGGTACAGCCCGTAAAAATGAATATGTTTTCGTTTCTTGTGCCCTTTAGACCGGTAAAACTTTAACTGTTTATATTTTATACCATttgtttgaaggattgtaacacattgaatataacaccaaaaataacaaaattatagtctaaacttatCTACAAACTCTAAGTTAAACATTGAAAAAAACGCATGTCAATTCGACTTAAAGCAAATAAGATATACTTAAAGAATTTCACGTAAtacaaaaatttaaatttcttactaaaaaactgaaatatttcagctttgatatctcatctTTGAATGATTATAACTCATCGAATataacatcaaaaaaaaaaatcagtatAGTCTAAAATCTTCCATAAATTGTAAATTACACGTTGGAAAAAATCGCATGTCAATCCTACTTAAAAAGAATGCGATATTtttgtttaaagaatttcacaaaatacaaaacttTAAATTTATTGTTGAAAAGCTTAAATATTTCGACTTTGATATCTcatctttgaaggattgtaactcattaAATATAACactaaaaacaacaaaattatagtcgaAAACtatctacaaactctaaattacaaGTTGGAAAAAACTGTATGTCAAACCGACTTAAAACAAACgagatatatttatttaaaattttttacaaaatacaattttttttaaaaaaataagtcgGTCCAAAACCGGTTTTTACCCGGAACCGAACGGACCGGACCGGTAAAAAAACCGGACTGTTTTTGCTCAAATTCTAGAAATGAAAACCGGCCCGGATGTCCAAAAAAACAGTCTGGTCCACATATCCAAATGTTCACTCctataccacaaggaccatttttgtagttttgtctaCATAAAAAATTAATCAAGTTAATTTTGACAAAATTTTCACGAATGATCCTTATGATTTTAAAATTGTCCCCAAAACGGTctttataaaacttttttttgcATTAATGGTCATTTTCGACAAAAGTTAGCACACCAATGGTCCTTACGTATAACGTCTGTTAGAGAGAGACGTTAAGTCCCCAAAAGGACCATTTGTGAAATTTTCTGAAATTCCGCATAAGGACTATTGGTGAAGTTTTATAAAAGCATATTAAACTATCTATTAAttatcataaataaaaaaaaaataaaaaaaataataaataaataatgtaatatttatataaataaaaaatagaacTTATTAATTTTAATCAACAtgcaaatatattttatttaattactaAATTGGTTCGATTAAAAGTTAAATCCAAATAAGATagaataaaatttattaattcgatatttatttattttttttgatattttatttGATAAGATCATTTACTTTTATCACATTgtgaatatatttttaataaacgacaaagttttcaaagcaaaattGAAAAACGTCGTATGACTAATAATAGAATAGTTAAATGCTTATAATATTTTGGATTATGGGATACAAACAAAGTCACGAAAGCACAAAGGAATCAATACAAATAAAACAATCTTGTAACtcatgaggatctaaattcaacCAATCTTAAGCAACAAAACATAATCCTAAAAAGATAGGAATCATACCCATGAAgaaggtattttgatgttttttggtTGGTtggttgaaaaatgaaattgagaATATGATAAAATGGGGTGTTGTTGATTTTCTTAAAAATAGATTCATATTAACATGCACGATTGATTAAAGCAGATCAAGGAAACCAACAAACTTCACTACCATGTATGAACAAAATCGTGATCACTTTTAGAAAACACCACATTATATAAAGTAAAACATAATTAACTATCCTACCTAAAACAGAGCCCACTTTTATATATCTATAAATCACAAAGAATCCCTTCCACATGGATTTAGAACATATTATTATCAGTTATCACCACAAGAAAGAAaggaagaaaaaaatatatataattaataccacATCAACTAAAATGGTCGAAAACATATAACTCCATAAGTCTGTAACGAAAGTTGATAGAAAATTAGTGACCATGGCTTTTGTTAAAGGAATGTCGCGCCTTGAGTTTTCTACCAGAAACTTGATGATCatccttcaaaaaaaaaaaaaagtaaccttgctaattaattatttataacaatattcatcaattttaTCATAATTCATAATACAATAATACATTAAGTGCTTAACTAATTAagtcaaaaaataataataataataatagtttagAATTTACATACCTTGTAAAGAGAAGCAGCTGATTCAGATTCAAGGGTCTGATTGGGTTCAGGCCCTTGAAACCCATCCAAAGCATCTAAAGTCAACTGCCACCCACAACCACCACCAGCACCACTTGAGGTGGAGGTGGGTCCCACCCCCACCTCGACCCCAGCTGCAGCAACATTTCCATTAACCCAAGGACAGAAGAAATTATGATGCTTAATTGGATCAAACTCCACTGCTTCTTCAAAGTTGCTTTCCCCATTTGGAGGCCCTAAAtaccaaaatatatataaataaaataaaaatagataaAATGTTCAATCATTTTTTAACAGAAAAAAAATAAAGGACTCTAACCTAGCCCATTTGCAGGAGGGTAATTTGGGAATCCAAATTCATCATTAGGAGACGATTTTCCCACCTGCATCACTTCATCTCTAGAAGCTTCAAATCCAGAACAAACAACCGCATTACACGAAAGAGAAGGATGAGAAAGATTCACATCACTATCTTCTTGACTCTCAGTGACAAAATTACCAGTTTGCCCTTGGTTCTCAGTCACACCAGTAACCACTTCTATATCACCAACAACACTTCCACTTCTATGAATCAAACCATCCGACCCCTGAATCTCAGCTTCATGACTCGCACCCATTCCCACACTCCCTCCTCCACTAATCGCAAGGGTAAAACCGTCTTTTCCATGGTTCAAAACCTCTTCATCGTTTGTACTATTTTGCCCCTGGTTATCCGGGCTTTTAACACCGGACACCGAAGGGTAATTAACCTCATCTCCTCCTACATATCCAGGATGATTTTCAACACTCTCCATTGAGTCATTATCATCATCACTATGACAAAAAGTGTCCATTGCTATAACAGATGAAGCTCTTGCTGAATCTTTATTGGAAGGAGGAAGGGCAtttctgtcaatatcaaaatacGAAACCCGGCTGGGACCCGCACCAGATGAGTAGTCCCGTTTGTAAGACCCGGACCCACGTGCCCGTTTACTATCGTTGACTTCATCAGCATCACGATCAATGACAACACCTTCAATGCTATCTGTATGGGGAATAATCCCCTGTGGCCTATCCACTGTACTCCCACCTTCATCTACATTTCTTTTGTTTGGACCCCGGGATTCATACGAAGCTGCCCGACCCCCAACCTCGCTGCCCGCAGCCTGCCCGAGATTTGGGTCTTGGTATAAGTCTGATAAGGGTCTTTTTTGAGATAATCCACTTCCCATTGTAAGATTTAAATCCATTCCTGTAGTTGCAGCTTCATCAATGTCTTCTGTTTGTTGTTCAGCTTCAACCCATCCACTGATTCCACTTGCTGCACTTATTCCACGTGTGATTACAATCTTTTTACTTGCTTCAGGGACATCGATGTTGTTAGGGGCAAAACGGGAAGGACGATTTACATGAATGAAGTCCAAGATTCTTACTGTGGCCCCACATAAGCTGCAATCCAATAAGGGGGATCTAGTTTCCTTCTTTGAAGAATCTTCAGATATTGTTTTCTTGTTAGGGTTATGATGTTTATTAGGATTAAAAGAAGCACCATTTTTAGCTGATTGAGCAGAATGTTCTTCACAGTCTTGTACATTTGGAAGCCACCTTGGCTCCCACCCACAAAGGCTTATCAACTTCTGTGCCTAaatatagaaagaaaaaaaaaattacaactttttatAGAATGAATCGTTTTTAAAACAGaagaaaatgtatatgtatgtgtCTTACACGTGAATATATGCATAAAACGTCTTTGGTGTTTTCCATATCAGATTGAAGAAGAAACCGATCGATTTCTGGACCTCTTGAAACCTTCATTTGGTCAAGTGCTGAAGTGGCCACAAGGGGTAGAAATGGAAATTGAAGGAGTCCATCACAGCGGTCTTTGTAACCTCCTACTAAAGCTGATGGAGGGGTAGGAGGGAATTGGACTAAGCTTTCAGAACAGCTATTTCCTCTCCATGGACAAGTGACATTGTGTCCTTCATCAAGTTGATTGCTAAAATCTTCATCACAAGGGGTAGAAATGGAATCTGGTGCATTATATTTCAAGTTTGCACCACAAGACTCGCATTGAATTTTATCAACATCCACATTCACCCAACCTCTCCTAGCACAGGCAAGTGAACTAGCAGTCTATAGGAAAGAAAATTAAGATGAAAGGTATAATATGAACTACAAAAGCATAAAATGTAAAAGAAGTTGAATTCAAAACCTTTGGTTTTCCAAACCAATTTGCAGGTCTGAATGTGGACAATCTTCTTAAAAGATCACCCCTTTCCCATGGTCTACATGAAGGTTGAGAGGAGCCAAGAGCTGAACCATGAGCACTTGTGCTCAATGAGATCCACATGGGCTGTGAACTAATGCGAGATAAAGAACCTGCTTTGGATCCCTGACCATGACCCAACCAATCTGTACTTCCACCATTGATGGCAACAGCTGGTGATGATGCCCCAGCCGAACTGATAAAAAAAATGGTGCTAAATTAATATGGGAACAAAATCTAGTTATGTTGGTAGAACTGGAATAGGTGCAAGTGTAACATCGATTAAGACTATCAATGATTGAGAAGTTCCCAATTAAGCTAGATGCTTAAACTTATATCGAAAATTGAAAATTGAATGGAAAATGTAAACCATTAATGACTATGGAGATTGGGAAACAAACAATCAATAAAATCTCCGAAATCGCTATTTTTTTAAAAACGATAATTCACGACTCGGGTTTTAAACAATTCAAAAGCGCATTGTATGTTGGTAAGCTTTCTGCAAATGAAACAAAGTCGAATTGGAGCTATGTATGAGTGAAATTTGAACAAATGAATACAAAATTAGGGTTAGGTTTACCTTGCAGCAGCG is part of the Lactuca sativa cultivar Salinas chromosome 7, Lsat_Salinas_v11, whole genome shotgun sequence genome and harbors:
- the LOC111914510 gene encoding CASP-like protein 2A1, whose product is MADKKEKTSVQATGSSEMRRSQEDEVAGDESSGIRTVETLLRLFPVGLCVAALVVMLKDSETNEYGSLSYSNITAFRFLVHANGICAGYSLLSAAFTAIPRPITMQRAWTFFLLDQVLTYLILAAGAVATEVAYLTYKGDLTVTWSEVCGTYGHFCRSAMASIIITFMVVICYVLLSLISSYRLFSKYDAPVGYHNKGIEIVDFGN
- the LOC111914498 gene encoding uncharacterized protein LOC111914498, coding for MREEGISSSGDPFLSPNSPHPPLPPPPTAAASSAGASSPAVAINGGSTDWLGHGQGSKAGSLSRISSQPMWISLSTSAHGSALGSSQPSCRPWERGDLLRRLSTFRPANWFGKPKTASSLACARRGWVNVDVDKIQCESCGANLKYNAPDSISTPCDEDFSNQLDEGHNVTCPWRGNSCSESLVQFPPTPPSALVGGYKDRCDGLLQFPFLPLVATSALDQMKVSRGPEIDRFLLQSDMENTKDVLCIYSRAQKLISLCGWEPRWLPNVQDCEEHSAQSAKNGASFNPNKHHNPNKKTISEDSSKKETRSPLLDCSLCGATVRILDFIHVNRPSRFAPNNIDVPEASKKIVITRGISAASGISGWVEAEQQTEDIDEAATTGMDLNLTMGSGLSQKRPLSDLYQDPNLGQAAGSEVGGRAASYESRGPNKRNVDEGGSTVDRPQGIIPHTDSIEGVVIDRDADEVNDSKRARGSGSYKRDYSSGAGPSRVSYFDIDRNALPPSNKDSARASSVIAMDTFCHSDDDNDSMESVENHPGYVGGDEVNYPSVSGVKSPDNQGQNSTNDEEVLNHGKDGFTLAISGGGSVGMGASHEAEIQGSDGLIHRSGSVVGDIEVVTGVTENQGQTGNFVTESQEDSDVNLSHPSLSCNAVVCSGFEASRDEVMQVGKSSPNDEFGFPNYPPANGLGPPNGESNFEEAVEFDPIKHHNFFCPWVNGNVAAAGVEVGVGPTSTSSGAGGGCGWQLTLDALDGFQGPEPNQTLESESAASLYKDDHQVSGRKLKARHSFNKSHGH